In the Pontibacillus sp. HMF3514 genome, TGACGTTGTCGCGCATGTGCATGATGATGAAGTCTTTGTTTTTCATAAAATCTTCAAGGAGGACTTGTAGCTGTTGAGCGAGCGATTCTTTTGGCGTCAGGTCCTCTCGCTGTTTGACCGTCCACACTTTTTCCATCGTGCCTTTGTAATAGTAGTCATGGATGTTCAGCGTTAGATCCTCTTTTGATTGAAAGTGTAGATAAAACGCACCTTTAGATACGCCGCTTTTATCGGCGATTTCTTGAATCGAGGTAGCATGGAAGCCTTTTTGGGCGAAAAGCTTCATTCCTGTCTCGAGTAGCTTTTTCTTTTTTTCGTTCATATGTAGCTTCCTTTCTGGTGAAGGATTAGTTGTTTGGTTCATGATTTTTTTGGTGAGTGATTGTTTAGGTTGTGATAGGTAGTTGGACTTGATTCAAATGTTATGGTGTTGACCGTTCAGGTTATGTTATGACCAGTCAGTCACTACTATACTATTTCTTGTCAGGTTTGGCAATGTGTGTGGGTGGGGAGGGTTGTTAAGGTTTTGTGAATGTTGTGGTGCTGGTGGTTTGGCGGCGCGGTCGGATTCGGGCGATTTTAGGCTGGATGCAGGCGGTCTTCTTGGGGATTCAGGCGGATATGGAGTGGGTTCGGGCGGTCATCAATTGTTTTCAGGCTATTTTATGGAAATGCAGGCGCTTTTGCATTATATTCAGGCGATCTCATGACTAAGTATGGATTCGTAGCTGCTAGGCATGATTCAGGCAATTTGACGCTGGATGCAGGCGATCTTTTGGATTATTCAGGCGCATGGAAAGTGGGTTCGGGCGGTAATCAGTTCGATTCAGGCTATCTTACGGAAATGCAGGCGCTTTTGCACTATATTCAGGCGATCTCCTCCCTAACCAAGTAAAAACCCGTTGCCTCGGCAACGGGTTTCCATATTTACAAATTAATCAATTGTAAAGTCCATTTGAACAGCGTTCTTCAGAGAAAGACCGCTTTCGTCTTGGACGTCTTTTGCAATGAATAGTGTGTAGGTTTTGCCTGATTCGTAACTTTTCTCAGGTGTGATGGATACAGATGTGTTTTCTGCATCGTATTCAGCCGTAACAGGGATTACGTTCATATCCTGGTCGAATACAAGGAAGTTCATGGAGTCTACAGCTTCTTCGGAAAGTTCTTTGTTGAAGTTAACGCTCCAAACTTTATCTTGCTCTACTTGTTCGCGTTCTTCGAGCTCCTCTTTATCTTCCTCTTGGTCTACCTTTTCTTTCATTTCTTTTTGCCATTCTGCAAGACGCTCTTTAGACTCTTCTACCTCACTGCGTAGCTCGTCGATACGTTCTTGTACTTCAGCAACGGCATCAAGTTCTAGGTCTTTCCCAGCTTTTTGCTCAGCCCACTGATCTAGTTTGTCAAAGTAACGGTCCATTGCGTTCAGTTTATGTAACTGAGCATCGAGTTTACCTGAGAAACTATGAGCACGTTCGTCGTAGCCTTCTAGTTCTTCCTCTTCTTCTTTCTCTTCATCTTCGTCTACGACATCTTCTTCATCTTCGGAGTCAGATTCTTCTTCGTCTTCATCGGATTCTTCATCAGAATCAGATTCCTCTCCATCTTCTGTGGAGTCTTCTTCAGAGTCTGTTTCCTCTCCATCTTCTGTGGAGTCCTCTTCAGAGTCTGTTTCTTCTCTGTCTTCTGTGGAGTCTTCTTCAGAGTCTGTTTCTTCTCCATCTTCTGTGGAATCTTCTTCAGTATCTGCTTCCTCTCCGTCTTCTGTGGAGTCTTCTTCAGTATCTGTTTCCTCTCCATCTTCTGTGGAGTCTTCTTCAGTATCTGTTTCTTCTCCGTCTTCTGTGGAGTCTTCTTCAGTATCTGTTTCCTCTCCATCTTCTGTGGAGTCTTCTTCAGTATCTGTTTCTTCTCCATCTTCTGTGGAACCTTCATCAGTACCATCTTGAGTGTTTTCATCTGATTCTTCTTCGGAATCCTCTTCGTCATCTAATTCTTTTTCGAAGTATTCTTCCATTACGTCGTTTATTTTTTCAATATGTTCTTCGATTTTATCTAATCGTTTGTTTAATAGGTCAAAGCGTTTTTCGACAGCTTTTGCATGTTTTTCTTCAAGTTTTTCACGAATTTCTTTTTTCTTTTCTTCTAATTTTTCTCGTATTTCTTCTAATTTCTCTTGAGCTCGTTCCTTATCTTTTTCCCAGCGGTCGTCATTGCTCTTCATTTTATCAGCCCACTGCTTGAGCTCCTTTTCTTTTTGCTCCCACTTTTGCTTCCCATCATGATCCTTGAGGTCGTCAGAGTCTGCTAGAGTGACAGTTGGTGCGGATAATACAATTAAAGATGATGCCAATACGGAAAAAATTTTGTTCGAGTGCTTTTTCATTACCGTTCCTCCCTTAAATTATTGTGGCAATGGCAGCTGGCTAGCATAGGTTGTCCCCTTAGCCCCTATAGCTTTGTGACAGCAGATTTCTCTACATGTACCAATACCATTTTAACATTGAGGATTTGGTATGAGTAGTAATTATGTGCAAAATACACCAATTGTTCTAATAGTGTGACAATTTTTGGTATAATCCGATTTTAATCTGTCCGTCTTCCACAAATTTCGTTTTTATAAAATGTCGCAATGGCTAGGCCTGTTAACTGCATTTGTCGGCGGACTGAGAATCCTGAGGTTGGAATGTGAAGCTCTGAATCATCGCTGAAGTACACGGTGCTGCCTTTGGTTCCTTTTACTTCGTGAAATTGTTTTACATGAAAGAATGAAATCCATTCGCAGTAGACGCTTCGTGGGGATCTTGTTGGAAATAAAAATATGCCTTCGTTCGGCTTTACTGGAATTGGGAGCTTTGTTTTCGTATGTAACATCTTTTCCATAGCAAGTCGCCTGCCTCGGAGTGTTGAACCCCCTAATAAACATGATTGGTTCACGATTTCTTTTGGAGTTTGTCTACATAAAATAACCTGATTGTCCTCCAAAATTTTTGTTGGATACATTGGATCTGGATTAATCAAAATCGCTTTTGTTCTTTCATTCACCACATAACTTTTCTTCAATACCTCTACCACCCATATTCCTCCCAATTTACTAAAATTTTCTATGTAGTGATGCGATTTTACTAGATTTTATTTAAAAAATTTGTCGTAATTTGTCAGTGAGAAAAATTTTTTATTCTTAATCCGACCATCTTACCATTTGGAAATATATTGGAATTACATATGTAATCATTTTTTCAATTTTGGTATAATTAGGATATGGATTGAGGGGGAGGGATAATGTGAATATCCCAAGCAATCAGAAGGGGATTGGCCAGAATCAACTTGATCAGAATACGCATTTATCCTCAATAGATAAAGCTATTCGTAAAGAAAAAGTTAATGGAGATGGACTTATACATATGATTAATGACTCACCATCTAATGCAGTAAGAGAACAAGGACACCCTACTTTAGGGAATGTGGTTGATCGAAAGGCCTAAAAAAACAACGCCAGTACTGGCGTTGTTTTTTGTTTTATTATTTTTCTTCTTCTTCTGTCATAGTATCTTCATTTCCTTGTTTCTCTTCAGTTGTTCCGTCGCCTTCGCCGTTCATTTCATTTTCTTTGTTCTTATCTTCACCATTCATTTCACCGTCACCATTGTTCATATCGCCGTTTTCACCATTCTCGCCGTTACCCATGTCA is a window encoding:
- a CDS encoding competence protein ComK, with product MVEVLKKSYVVNERTKAILINPDPMYPTKILEDNQVILCRQTPKEIVNQSCLLGGSTLRGRRLAMEKMLHTKTKLPIPVKPNEGIFLFPTRSPRSVYCEWISFFHVKQFHEVKGTKGSTVYFSDDSELHIPTSGFSVRRQMQLTGLAIATFYKNEICGRRTD
- a CDS encoding Ig-like domain-containing protein, giving the protein MKKHSNKIFSVLASSLIVLSAPTVTLADSDDLKDHDGKQKWEQKEKELKQWADKMKSNDDRWEKDKERAQEKLEEIREKLEEKKKEIREKLEEKHAKAVEKRFDLLNKRLDKIEEHIEKINDVMEEYFEKELDDEEDSEEESDENTQDGTDEGSTEDGEETDTEEDSTEDGEETDTEEDSTEDGEETDTEEDSTEDGEETDTEEDSTEDGEEADTEEDSTEDGEETDSEEDSTEDREETDSEEDSTEDGEETDSEEDSTEDGEESDSDEESDEDEEESDSEDEEDVVDEDEEKEEEEELEGYDERAHSFSGKLDAQLHKLNAMDRYFDKLDQWAEQKAGKDLELDAVAEVQERIDELRSEVEESKERLAEWQKEMKEKVDQEEDKEELEEREQVEQDKVWSVNFNKELSEEAVDSMNFLVFDQDMNVIPVTAEYDAENTSVSITPEKSYESGKTYTLFIAKDVQDESGLSLKNAVQMDFTID